Proteins from a single region of Amorphus orientalis:
- a CDS encoding amino acid ABC transporter permease, whose product MASSVAYVRTEPAATLPPPIRVGGVVGWIRENLFSGLGNTVLTLLALYVIWVTVPPIIEFLFVDAVWEGSDREACVGPNVGACWAFVEARFPQYIYGRYPIEERWRVDIVFALLAIGLIPMAIPRAPFKRANAVFLLVVLPVVSLILLNGGDFDVWLSWWIMLAVGLAIAEAIVFLPALLGAVPFSDRLRPALVAMVPFAVLAAVFVVLSIDFGLMEVETALWGGLLVTLVVALCGIAASLPIGILLALGRRSDLPLVRLFSVIFIEFWRGVPLITILFMSSVMLPLFLPDDVSFDKLLRALIGVAMFASAYMAEVVRGGLQAMPKGQYEGADALGLGHWQKMQLIILPQALKHVIPGIVNTFIGLFKDTSLILIVGLFDLLGMVKLSLVDPKWASPVTPATGYIFAGFVFWLFCFGMSRYSIFIERRLDRSGR is encoded by the coding sequence ATGGCATCGTCGGTTGCCTATGTCCGGACCGAGCCGGCGGCCACGCTGCCGCCGCCCATTCGCGTCGGCGGCGTCGTCGGGTGGATCCGCGAGAACCTGTTCTCGGGGCTCGGAAACACGGTCCTCACGCTTCTGGCGCTCTACGTCATCTGGGTGACCGTTCCTCCGATCATCGAGTTCTTGTTCGTGGATGCGGTGTGGGAGGGGTCCGACCGCGAAGCCTGTGTGGGGCCGAATGTCGGTGCCTGCTGGGCGTTCGTGGAAGCACGGTTTCCCCAGTACATCTACGGCCGCTACCCGATCGAGGAACGCTGGCGGGTCGACATCGTCTTTGCCCTGCTGGCCATCGGGCTGATCCCGATGGCGATCCCGCGGGCGCCATTCAAGCGCGCCAACGCGGTCTTTCTTCTGGTGGTCCTGCCGGTGGTCTCGCTGATCCTGCTCAACGGCGGCGACTTCGATGTGTGGCTGTCCTGGTGGATCATGCTGGCCGTGGGTCTCGCGATCGCCGAGGCGATCGTGTTCCTCCCGGCTCTTCTGGGGGCCGTGCCCTTCAGCGACCGGCTACGGCCGGCCCTGGTCGCCATGGTGCCGTTCGCGGTCCTGGCGGCTGTCTTCGTCGTCCTCAGTATCGACTTCGGGCTGATGGAGGTCGAGACGGCCTTGTGGGGCGGCCTTCTGGTCACGCTGGTCGTGGCCTTGTGCGGCATCGCCGCCTCGCTGCCGATCGGCATCCTGCTGGCCCTCGGACGCCGCTCGGACCTGCCGCTGGTCCGGCTGTTCTCGGTGATCTTCATCGAGTTCTGGCGCGGCGTGCCGCTGATCACGATCCTGTTCATGTCCAGCGTGATGCTGCCGCTGTTCCTGCCCGACGACGTCTCCTTCGACAAGCTGCTGCGGGCCCTGATCGGCGTCGCCATGTTCGCCTCTGCCTACATGGCGGAGGTGGTCCGGGGCGGGCTGCAGGCGATGCCGAAGGGGCAGTACGAGGGCGCCGACGCGCTGGGGCTCGGCCACTGGCAGAAGATGCAGCTCATCATCCTTCCCCAGGCGCTCAAGCACGTCATTCCGGGGATCGTGAACACCTTCATCGGCCTGTTCAAGGACACGTCGCTGATCCTGATCGTCGGCCTGTTCGATCTCCTGGGCATGGTGAAGCTGAGCCTGGTCGATCCCAAATGGGCGAGCCCGGTCACGCCCGCCACCGGTTACATCTTTGCCGGGTTCGTGTTCTGGCTCTTCTGTTTCGGGATGTCCCGGTACTCTATCTTCATAGAACGCCGTCTCGACCGGAGCGGGCGATGA
- a CDS encoding amino acid ABC transporter ATP-binding protein, which translates to MKISDEVMINMTGVNKWFGEFHVLKDINLTVNRGERIVICGPSGSGKSTLIRCINRLEEHQSGSIVIDGTELTDDLKRIDEIRRDVGMVFQHFNLFPHLTILENCTLAPIWVRKTPKKEAEEIAMTYLTRVKIPEQANKYPGQLSGGQQQRVAIARALCMNPSVMLFDEPTSALDPEMIKEVLDVMIDLAQSGMTMLCVTHEMGFARQVANRVIFMDAGMIVEQNAPEPFFTNPQHERTKLFLSQILHN; encoded by the coding sequence ATGAAGATCTCCGACGAGGTCATGATCAACATGACCGGCGTCAACAAATGGTTCGGTGAGTTTCACGTCCTCAAGGACATCAACCTGACGGTCAACCGAGGCGAGCGCATCGTCATCTGCGGGCCGTCCGGGTCCGGCAAGTCGACCCTGATCCGCTGCATCAACCGGCTGGAGGAGCATCAGTCCGGCTCGATCGTCATCGACGGGACGGAGCTGACCGACGACCTCAAGCGCATCGACGAGATCCGCCGGGACGTCGGCATGGTGTTCCAGCACTTCAACCTGTTTCCGCACCTGACCATTCTGGAGAACTGCACCCTCGCACCGATCTGGGTCCGCAAGACGCCGAAGAAGGAAGCGGAAGAGATCGCGATGACCTACCTGACCCGGGTCAAGATCCCGGAGCAGGCGAACAAATATCCCGGTCAGCTGTCCGGAGGGCAGCAGCAGCGCGTCGCCATCGCCCGCGCCCTGTGCATGAACCCGAGCGTCATGCTGTTCGACGAGCCGACCTCGGCGCTCGATCCCGAAATGATCAAGGAAGTGCTGGACGTGATGATCGACCTTGCCCAGTCCGGCATGACCATGCTGTGCGTGACCCACGAGATGGGCTTCGCCCGGCAGGTCGCGAACCGGGTGATCTTCATGGATGCGGGCATGATCGTGGAACAGAACGCGCCGGAGCCGTTCTTCACCAACCCGCAGCACGAGCGCACCAAGCTGTTCCTGAGCCAGATCCTGCACAACTGA
- a CDS encoding amino acid ABC transporter permease: MAVHDDGAGAAPAPARRNSIIYDPKARGLFFQTLVVLGVGFFLYEAASNAIANLQRQNIASGFGFLDETAGFEISQTLIAYSPTSTYGRAFVVGLLNTLLVAVVGIALATVVGFIVGVMRLSKNWLIRQIATAYVEVIRNVPLLLQLFFWYFAVLKQLPGPRQSIPLGFGTSLNIRGLYIPAPVLGPGSGLVIAAFVVAVVGIVVLARWAKRRQMATGERFPVLPVSVALFVGLPLLAYFVAGRPITFEIPELQGFNLQGGVQIIPEFVALLLGLAMYTAAFIAEIVRAGILAVSKGQTEAAHALGIKPGTTLWLVIIPQAMRVIIPPLTSQYLNLTKNSSLAVAIGYPDLVSVFAGTVLNQTGQAVEVISLTMLVYLVISLLTSAFMNWFNAHVALVER, from the coding sequence ATGGCTGTTCATGACGACGGTGCGGGCGCCGCGCCGGCGCCCGCTCGGCGCAACTCGATCATCTACGACCCGAAGGCACGCGGCCTCTTCTTCCAGACGCTCGTGGTCCTGGGGGTCGGCTTCTTCCTCTACGAAGCGGCCAGCAACGCGATCGCCAACCTTCAGCGCCAGAACATCGCGTCCGGCTTCGGGTTTCTGGACGAGACGGCCGGGTTCGAGATCTCGCAGACGCTGATCGCCTACTCGCCGACGTCCACCTACGGGCGGGCCTTCGTGGTCGGCCTTCTGAACACGCTGCTGGTTGCGGTGGTCGGCATCGCGCTGGCCACGGTGGTCGGATTCATCGTCGGCGTCATGCGCCTGTCGAAGAACTGGCTGATCCGCCAGATCGCCACGGCCTATGTCGAGGTGATCCGCAACGTGCCGCTGCTGCTGCAGCTTTTCTTCTGGTACTTCGCCGTTCTGAAGCAGCTGCCGGGGCCGCGCCAGTCCATCCCGCTCGGCTTCGGTACGTCGCTGAACATCCGGGGCCTCTACATTCCCGCACCGGTTCTCGGTCCCGGAAGCGGCCTGGTCATCGCCGCCTTCGTGGTCGCCGTGGTCGGCATCGTGGTGCTGGCGCGCTGGGCCAAACGGCGGCAGATGGCGACCGGCGAGCGCTTTCCCGTCCTGCCCGTTTCCGTCGCGCTCTTCGTCGGGCTGCCGCTGCTCGCCTATTTCGTGGCCGGACGCCCGATCACATTCGAAATTCCGGAACTGCAGGGCTTCAACCTCCAGGGCGGCGTTCAGATCATCCCGGAATTCGTCGCGCTCCTGCTGGGGCTGGCGATGTACACGGCGGCCTTCATCGCGGAGATCGTGCGGGCCGGCATTCTGGCGGTGAGCAAGGGGCAGACCGAGGCGGCCCATGCGCTGGGCATCAAGCCGGGCACCACGCTGTGGCTGGTGATCATTCCCCAGGCCATGCGGGTGATCATTCCGCCGCTGACCAGTCAGTATCTCAACCTGACGAAGAACTCCTCGCTCGCAGTGGCGATCGGCTATCCGGATCTCGTGTCCGTTTTCGCCGGCACCGTGCTCAATCAGACCGGACAGGCCGTCGAGGTCATTTCGCTGACCATGCTGGTCTATCTGGTGATCTCTCTGCTCACGTCCGCCTTCATGAACTGGTTCAACGCCCACGTGGCGCTGGTGGAGCGATAG
- the sseA gene encoding 3-mercaptopyruvate sulfurtransferase — translation MQDHRYQYLVSTEWLSDHLGAPDLVVLDGSWHLPTSDRKAETEYRQAHIPGAIFFDIDAVSDKDSDLPHMLPSPAQFASTMRRLGVGDGQTIVIYDSVGIYSAPRVWWMFRAMGAPRVFVLEGGLPRWLSEERPVEDGVVRRPQRHFTARLDHAMVATRDDVINALRTGEATVVDARSAERFAGTAPEPRKGVRSGHMPGARNLPYTRLIGPDGSLKAIDAVNEAFVDAGVDLSKPVITSCGSGVSAAILNLALRSLGHTSISVYDGSWAEWGGDPKLPVATGHDVDA, via the coding sequence TTGCAAGACCATCGCTACCAATACCTGGTCTCCACCGAGTGGCTCTCGGATCATCTCGGCGCGCCGGATCTCGTCGTCCTCGACGGGTCCTGGCATCTGCCGACGAGTGATCGCAAGGCCGAAACGGAGTACCGGCAGGCCCACATCCCCGGGGCCATCTTCTTCGACATCGACGCCGTTTCCGACAAGGACAGCGACCTGCCGCACATGCTGCCCTCGCCGGCTCAGTTCGCCAGCACGATGCGTCGGCTCGGCGTCGGCGACGGCCAGACCATCGTCATCTACGACAGCGTGGGCATTTATTCCGCCCCCCGGGTCTGGTGGATGTTCCGCGCCATGGGAGCGCCGCGCGTCTTCGTGCTGGAGGGCGGGCTGCCCCGCTGGCTGTCGGAAGAGCGCCCCGTCGAGGACGGGGTGGTCCGCCGACCGCAGCGCCACTTCACCGCCCGGCTCGACCACGCCATGGTGGCCACCAGGGACGACGTCATCAATGCGCTGCGCACCGGCGAGGCGACCGTCGTCGACGCCCGTTCCGCCGAGCGCTTTGCCGGGACCGCTCCGGAACCGCGCAAGGGCGTGAGGTCGGGTCACATGCCGGGAGCCCGCAACCTTCCCTACACCCGGCTGATCGGACCGGACGGCTCGCTCAAGGCCATCGACGCGGTGAACGAGGCTTTCGTGGATGCAGGCGTCGACCTGTCCAAGCCGGTGATCACTTCCTGCGGATCCGGCGTCTCCGCGGCAATCCTCAATCTGGCGCTGCGCTCCCTCGGCCACACGTCGATCTCCGTCTATGACGGATCGTGGGCGGAATGGGGTGGCGACCCGAAGCTGCCGGTTGCCACCGGCCACGACGTCGACGCCTGA